The nucleotide window AGAACACGAGGCGAAAGAAACCCTCGTAAAAGCAATAACAGAAAGCAAGACGTTGAAAGAAGAGACAAAGCATATCCAGGAGAGCTATCACCTGAATGATAAAGAGCTGTCGGCACAAACGAATGTAGAACAACAGCTTAAAGCGCTGCTTAAGCGCTTTGAGCTGATTGATCACAGAATTACTGAAAACGACACAGCGCAAAGCCTGATAATGGTGGAGCTTGAAGAAGCGAAGCAGCTGCTTGATACACTTGTTGAAGAGCAAAAAGTATTAATGGAAAAGTTGAGTGCCCTAAGGAAGGATGAAATGGCGGCTAGGGATAAGGTATGGGATCTTTCTAAAAAGATCTCCGAACTGATCCGAATTGTTTCCAAGAGCAATATGCCTGGTCTGTCACAGGAATATAAATACCTTCTAGAAGATGCCAATGAAAGCATCAAACAAGTCAATGAAAAGCTTGAGGAAAAGCCGCTGGATATTCCTGTTGTTCAACAGTATTTAGAAATCGCTGTGCTGACGGTTGAAAAGCTTGAGGCATCGACTGAAGAAATCGTCGAGACAGTCATGCTGGCTGAACGAGTCATTCAATATGGAAATAGATACCGCAGTCGATATCCTTCGGTTGATCGTGGACTTAGAGAAGCAGAAGAGTGTTTCCGGAATTACGATTATCGTGATGCACTTGAACAGGCGGCTACATCTATAGAGGAAGTAGATCCTGGTGCCCTAAAGAGAATCGAGCAAATGTTAGCTGAAAAAGAGTAATAATAAACGTGGGTCTCCGTCATGGAGACCTGTTTTTATGCGGAATAAAAAAGTATAAATTTATCCACTTAGATTAGTGTCTAGCTCCAGCGCCTAGCCCCTCGAGTCACTTGTCTAGCTGCGGCTCCTAACTCCTCGAGACGCTTCGGTCCTGCCAATGAAGTCAAAGAACGACTTCACTGTCAGGCCCTCCAGCGCTTGTCGGAGTTGGACAGTCGCCTCCGCATTTCGAATTCGGTCCTGCCAATGAAGTCAAAGAACGACTTCACTGTCAGGCCCTCCAGTGCTTGTCGGGGCTGACCAAGGCGCTTGCGCTTTTCAATCTTCCGGACATACTATATAATGTCAATTCCAAATATTTTTCATTGATTATTTCTTATGATAAGATTTCTAGTTAGCATTAACGTATTGAATAAGGGGGGATATGATGATTTACTTAGACAACAGTGCCACAACCAAACCCTATAAAGAAGTGCTGAATTCATTTTTAAAGGTCTCAGAAGAATTTTTCGGAAATCCTTCATCTCTTCATAAAATCGGCGGCCAGGCAGAGAAGCTGCTTCAGCAGGCTCGTTCCCAGGTAGGCAAGCTGCTGAATGTAAAAGAAACGGAAATCCTGTTCACATCCGGTGGAACGGAAAGCAATAATCTTGCTGTAAAAGGAATCGCGATGGACCACCGCGAAAGAGGCAGGCATATCATAACCACAAGCATTGAGCATGCTTCCATCCACAATGCGATGGTTCAGCTTGAATCGCTCGGCTATGAAATAACTTATGTAAAGCCAGATCGTAACGGCTTTATCAGCGCGGAGTCGATTCAGAGGGAAATGCGTAACGATACGATTCTGGTGTCTGTGATTCATGTCAATAATGAAGTCGGTACCATTCAGCCTATAAAGGAAATTGGAACCATGCTTAAAAAGTATCCAAAAGTGTTTTTTCATGTGGACTTTGTTCAGGGAGTAGGAAAGGTACCACTTAACTTTTACGAAGCCGGAGTCCACTTATCCACCATATCGGGCTATAAATTCCATGGACTGAAAGGGACAGGTGCATTATTTATCAAAGAAGGAGTCCACTTGTCTCCACTATTCTCCGGCGGGAATCAGGAATGGAAGCAGCGCAGCGGAACAGAAAATGTAGCAGGCATGGTAGCAATGGCCAAGGCTTTGAGAATGACATTTGAACAGAGAAAAGAAAAGCTGAATCAAATGGAAGAAGCGATGGAAAGATTAAGAAGTGGTATCACCGAAATTAAGGAAATTATCATTCACACGCCGATAAAAAATCGCGCCCCTCACATTTTGAACTTTTCCATCAAGGGCTTGAAGGCTGAAACATTTGTACATGCCATGGGAAAAAGAAATATATATGTATCAACGACAAGCGCCTGCTCATCCAAAAAGAAAGCTGCAAGCACGACTTTGCTGGCAATGGGAGTGCCGCAAGATGAAGCGGAAAGCGCGATCAGGGTAAGCCTGACATTCAGCAATACAGTAGAAGAAGCAGAGCTGGCAGCAAAGGCAATTGCTGAGACAGTAAAACATTTAAGCGAGGTAGTAAAGAAATGATGTATGACCGTATTTTGGTTCGGTATGGAGAAATATCGACTAAAGGAAGAAACAGGAATAAATTCATTGATCGACTGAGAAAAAATATTAAAAGAGCTTTAATCAACTATCCGAATATAACCATCAAGGCAGAACGCGACCGCATGTTCATCCTTCTTAATGGTGAGGATAGCGATGGAATTGGAGAGAAACTGAAAGAAATATTCGGGATTCAATCCTTCAGCCCGGCTGTGAAAGTTGAAAAAGATCTAGATAAAATGAAAGATGCTTCACTCGAACTGTTCAGGAAGATTCATAAACCGGAACAGACTTTTAAAATCACTGCTAAACGGTCAGATAAGACATTTGAATTGGATACAAACGGGATCAATTCAGAATTCGGCGGCCACATCTTAAGGAATGTTGATAACTTGAAAGTGGACGTCCGCAACCCTGATATTAATCTTCAGATTGAAATCAGGAAAGAAGCCGCCTATATTTCGGCAGAAACGATAAGTGGTGCTGGTGGACTCCCTGCTGCCTCTGCGGGCAAAGGGATGCTGATGCTTTCCGGAGGTATTGACAGTCCCGTAGCAGGTTACCTTTCAATGAAGAGAGGTCTCGAAGTTGAAGGAGTCCATTTCTTCAGTCCGCCATTTACAAGTGAGCGGGCAAAACAAAAAGTTATCGATCTTTCTGAAAAACTAGCTGAGGTATATGGGCATTTCGTGCTTCACATCGTACCGTTCACTGAAATCCAGCAGGCTATCCACAAGCAAATTCCGGAAAACTATACGATGACAACAACAAGGAGAATTATGCTCCGCATCACTGACGCTATAAGGGAAAAACAGGGCGGCCTTGCGATTATCACTGGTGAAAGTCTTGGGCAGGTCGCAAGCCAGACGCTTGAAAGCATGTATGCGATCAATGAAGTGACTG belongs to Mesobacillus subterraneus and includes:
- a CDS encoding cysteine desulfurase family protein, translated to MIYLDNSATTKPYKEVLNSFLKVSEEFFGNPSSLHKIGGQAEKLLQQARSQVGKLLNVKETEILFTSGGTESNNLAVKGIAMDHRERGRHIITTSIEHASIHNAMVQLESLGYEITYVKPDRNGFISAESIQREMRNDTILVSVIHVNNEVGTIQPIKEIGTMLKKYPKVFFHVDFVQGVGKVPLNFYEAGVHLSTISGYKFHGLKGTGALFIKEGVHLSPLFSGGNQEWKQRSGTENVAGMVAMAKALRMTFEQRKEKLNQMEEAMERLRSGITEIKEIIIHTPIKNRAPHILNFSIKGLKAETFVHAMGKRNIYVSTTSACSSKKKAASTTLLAMGVPQDEAESAIRVSLTFSNTVEEAELAAKAIAETVKHLSEVVKK
- the thiI gene encoding tRNA uracil 4-sulfurtransferase ThiI, which codes for MMYDRILVRYGEISTKGRNRNKFIDRLRKNIKRALINYPNITIKAERDRMFILLNGEDSDGIGEKLKEIFGIQSFSPAVKVEKDLDKMKDASLELFRKIHKPEQTFKITAKRSDKTFELDTNGINSEFGGHILRNVDNLKVDVRNPDINLQIEIRKEAAYISAETISGAGGLPAASAGKGMLMLSGGIDSPVAGYLSMKRGLEVEGVHFFSPPFTSERAKQKVIDLSEKLAEVYGHFVLHIVPFTEIQQAIHKQIPENYTMTTTRRIMLRITDAIREKQGGLAIITGESLGQVASQTLESMYAINEVTATPIIRPLITMDKLQIMDIAHHIDTHDISIRPYEDCCTVFVPASPKTKPKLEKVQKYESFFDFEELIQKAVEGTERILLQPASERKDDTLGDLF